The following is a genomic window from candidate division KSB1 bacterium.
TCGCGAATTAGCTCGCGCAAGACCTGCGCCATATAGTCCACCAATGCGATCACCTTGGCATACTGCATCCGCGTCGGGCCAATGACGCCCAACGTCCCGGTCACGTCCCCGAGGTTGTAGGTGGCCGTAATCAGGCTGCAGGTGCGCATGAGCTCTTCGCGGTTTTCCTCCCCGATGATAATCGACACACCTTCTTTCTTGCCCTGCTCGTTTAGCACCTGGATGAGCACATGCTTCTGGTCAAGCAGCTGCAAAATCTTGCTCATCTGCTCATGATTGATAAACTCGGGCTGAGAAAGGATGTTGCCCGTGCCGCTCACATAGAAGTGAGCCCCTCCTTCCACATCAAAGACCGACTCGGCCGAGCCTACTATCAGACGCACTAACTCCGGGGAGCCTGACGAGATATCGCTCATCCGCTTGTCAATGGACCGCTTGATCTCTAGCAGACTCAGCCCATGGAGGCGCTCGTTCAGGACACGCGCCGTCTCCTCGAGCCGCTCCCTGGAGAGGTTACTGCTGATCTCCATGAGGATGGTCTTGACTAACCCGGACTTGACCCGGATTATGACCAGGATGCGCTTGTCTGCAATCTCCACTAGGTCGAGCCGGTCAAAAATCCCCTGGTAAAAGCGGGGGGCCAGCACCACGCCCAACAATTTGGAAATGTGGCCGAGAACGCGCGAAGAGCTCTCCAGAATCTGCTCCACGTCCGCCGAGGGTGTGGACAGCTTCCTCAGAATGTCCTCCCGCTCCTGAGGCGTGAGGTCATCCACTTGCATCAGGGTATCGACGTAGTAGCGATAGCCCCTATCCGTGGGCACGCGCCCGGCCGACGTGTGCGGATGAGTGATCAGGCCCTTCTCCTCGAGGTCCGCCATGACGTTGCGAATAGTGGCCGCGCTCACATCCATGCCGCACTGCTTGGCCACATAGCGGGACCCCACGGGCCTGGCGTTCTGGATGAAGCTCCGCACCACGTAGCGAAACACCTGTTCTTCTCGCGGTGTCAATTCAGTCATGGCAAACCAGTTCGAATAATAAAACCCCACTTCAACCTCTGCTTGTCATTGTAATATATGAATCTCCTGTCCCATTGTCAAGCAAAAAGAGGAAGCGTCAATACTTCACCAGTCGTCGCACCGCCACCAAGCTCCCCAACCACCCTAAGGCCATCCCTGCACACCACAGAGCAAGGTAGAAGACGTGCGGCAGAACTATAAGGCGCGGGGCCTCCAGTGCGACCACTCGAGCCAGCAGCCAGACTGCGAGCGCAGCCAGGGCGCCGCCTGCCCCACCCTGCAGGATTCCTTCCACCAAGAAGGGCCTACGGATAAAACTTGGCGTCGCCCCCACCAGTTTCATGATCTCAATGTTTTGCTCTTTTGCGTGGATAATCAGCCTGATGGTGTTGAAAATAACAAGGATCGCGCCACATGCCAACCCCACACCCACTACCACGTCGATGGTCATTGCCAGCTTAAGGTAGCGGTCCAGGAGCTGGAATAGCTCGGCGCGATAGACCACTTCGCTCACCCCCTTCAGCCCTCGCAGCTGCGCAGCCACCGCCTCTGCCAACGCGGTGCCCCGACCCTGCGGGGCCAGTGCAACTCGGAATGAGGCTGGAAGCGGGTTTTCGCCCAGCATCTCCAACACTTCAGGGCCGAATTCGTCCTGGATAGCCTTGACAGCTGCCTCTTTGGACACGTACTCCACCAGACCAACACCAGGGATAGCCTTGATCTGCTGCTCCAGGGCTGCAGTGGCCGAGGGGGAGAGCGTCTCATCCAAAAAAACCTCGAAGGTCATACGCCGCTGGATCTGGGCCGCCAAACGACTCAGATTGAGGCTGACGGCCATGAAAACTCCCAACAGTGTCAGTGCCAGGGCCACCGTCGACACCGAAAGGAGACTGGATAGCGGGGCGCGCCGAAACCCTTCGATCCCCTCACGAATGCTGTAGAGGAGCCCCCTCACAATGTCCTCCCTCCTTCGATACGCACAACGCGCTTGCCTGCTCTCTCCACCAAGGCGTAGTTGTGGGTGGCCATGAGCACCGCCGTGCCCTTCAGATTGATCTTCTCCAGAAGCCAGAGCACTTCTTGCGCGGTGTCTGGGTCCAGATTGCCGGTTGGCTCATCGGCGAGGATGGCCAGGGGCTCGTTGACCAGGGCGCGGGCGATCGCCACGCGCTGCTGCTCACCCCCGGAAAGCTCGTGAGGCATGCGGTTGCGTTTGTGGCTCAACCCCACCTCGGCCAGCGCACGCAGCACGCGGCGCTTGATTTCTTTTCTCCCTGCCCCTGTGACTCGGAGGGCAAAGGCAACGTTGTCAAAGACATTGCGATCCGGCAGGAGGCGAAAATCCTGAAACACAATGCCGAGCAAGCGCCGCAGATAAGGGAGGTCCCGGCGCCGCATATGCAGAGAATCGAACTTGTCCACCATCACCACCCCCTCTTGCGGTCGCTCCTCCATGTAAATGAGCTTCAACACCGTGCTCTTGCCGGCGCCACTAGGCCCCACCAAGAAGACAAACTCCCCATTGTGCACGTCCAGGTTCACGCACTCTACGCCTCCCCCCTCCGGATAAACCATACGCACGTTTCGCAGATGGATCATCCCCGTTCCTCTCTAAGTGACTAGGCAGACCCGCGCCGGCGCAGCACAAAGTGCACTCGTTCGCACTGCTCACTGCCCGGTTTGAGAGAAAAGTCGCAGTGGCTCGCCTCCACAAAGAAAGGGCTCGCCTCCACCATGGCCTCCACTTCCCGCAGCGAGTAGATGCGCTGCCTATGAGTCTCCCTGAACACCACACCAGGGGCGCTGGCAAGTTCGATGTCGAACTGGTTGATCTGCAATTGAATAGCATCCACGTAACGGCTTTTTCGCGTGTAAGTAAAGCCGGGGCCACTCTCCCGCTCACGGTAGTGGCGAAAGTTGCGCCGCGAGTTGAGCGCGGTGCATACATCAAACACCAGCACGCCGGATTCCTCCAGGCAGTCGGCGGTGCCCTGCAACATGAGTGCCCAGTCTTCGGGGCAGAGAAGGTAGTTCATGCTGTCGTACACGCACACTGCCGCGGGGAAGCGCCGGAGCGTCGCAATGTGGCACATGTCGGCGACCCACATGGGCACCGATACGCCACGTTGGCGAAACTTGGCCGCAGCCTGACGCAACATCTGAGGGCTCAGATCGCAAAGCACTGGCGCCCAACCCAACCGCCGCAAGTGCCAACTCAAGGAACCACTCCCTGCCGCCATCTCCAGCAGGGGACCGCGGGGAATACGGGCTCGGGTGAGGAGCAGATCGATGTGCTCGGCCCATAGGTGATAGTCCACGTGACGCATCACGTAGTCGTATATTTCGGCCAGGCGCGCGTATGGCACTGTCTCACGCCTTGGCACCGACCAGGGCAGCTGCAACCTCTACAGCCTCCTTCATTACCCCGCGTAGCCCCCTTTCGCTGGGCCGTTCCTCCACTCCGATCAGCAGCAAAGCGCCTGGGACGGGCTCCGCAACGCTCAGGTAGGTACATCCCGGCACAGGTGAGAGGGCCACTGCCGAATCCAGCCGCAGCCATTCGGCGAGGAGAGAGGCAAGGTGTGTGTAGCTAAACCCTGCGGCGCGAACGGCGTCCATATCCACAGGCGCTACCACCACTCCGTCGGCCCATCGATAGAGCAACATTTGCAGCGCGGCGTCGAGGTCCTCCACAATACGCTCTCCAGCTCGACTAGCCTTGCCAGCGGCCCGCGGCAAGAGGGGGTGCTTCAGACGATCGATCACCTCCACCGAACCAGGCACATCCTCTCCGGGTTCGTCCAGCGCTATGCGCCGAAGCTGAACCCGTATGCCCGCCTGTCGCGCCGCCGCCGTGAGCGCACCAAAATCGCCTGCAAGGAGCACGCGGCACACCCTTGCGACGTCGCGGTCTGCAGCCACCTGCAAGGCGGCTAGTCCATTGCCACCACGCGGGTCACCAACTGCCACCACTATTCGGGGGCGATTCTTCTCAGCTGCCACTGTCGCGCCCCCTCCTACAGTGCCTCTTTCCGGCAAAGTGGTTCCACCCCGCCACCGGGAGAGCCTGGAGGTGGCCGTCCGCAAGGTATAACTTGACGCCCTGATGCGCCGGCAGGATTTCTCCTACCGCGGTCAGAGCAAGCCCGAATCGTTCCTCAAACCTTGGGAGTATCCGTTCAACTTCTTCCTTCCGCGCGGTGAAAAGGAGCTCAAAGTCCTCTCCTCCACCCAGCGCATAGTCGCGTGCGTCATGTCCCATTGCCGCCGCTACCCTGCGTGCCTCGGGGGACACGGGGATTGCTTCCTCCACTATCACGGCCCCCACGCCACCGAGACGAGAAAGGTGCCGCACCTCCGACGCCAATCCGTCGCTGACATCGATCATGCTGCTCAGGTTCACGTGCTCGCGCAGGAAGATTGCTTCCTCCACTCGCGGCATCGGCTGGAGGTGCCTTTGCACCACTGAGGGGAACTCCTGCTTCGCAAAACGTGTAGGGGTGGAAAGCACCATCAGTCCCGCGTGTGACTGGCCAAGGTAGCCGGTCACAAAGAGCGCATCCCCCACGCGCGCGCCCGCCCGCCTGACCAGCCTGTTCGCCGGCGCCTTCCCAATCACGGTGATGCTTAAGAACATCCCGCGGGGCGAAGTGGTGGTGTCGCCCCCGACGATTCCCACCCCATAACGCCCTGCGAGGTCGACCATCCCCCGATACATATCCTCTACGGCCTCGACGCTCATCGATGGTGGCAACGCGACGGAGACGACGGCAAATTGTGGCTCGGCAGCCATGGCGGCCATGTCGCTGAGATTTGCGGCCATGCTCCGCCAGCCGAGCTGGTATGGCGAGAAGTAGTCCCAGAGAAAATGCACGCCCTCCACCAGCGCATCAGTGGTGACCACCTCCAACTCCCCCTCAGGGGCGCGGAAAGCAGCCGCATCGTCGTCGATGCCCACCACCACGTCGGCGCGGGGCTCACCGCAAATGGCCTTGAGGCGCGCAATGAGGCCAAATTCGCCTATTTCGCTGATGCGCACGCCCCGCCTCAACCTGCTAGGATTCTCACCCACACCTGCCTGGTCCGCGGGCCATCAAACTCGCAGAAAAAAAGCGACTGCCAGGTGCCCAGAGCCAGGCGCCCTCCCTGCACCATGACGGTAACCGATGAGCCCACCAAGGTCGCCTTGATGTGCGCCGCGGCGTTGCCCTCCAAGTGATGGTAATTGTCCGCCAGCGGGATTACTTTGTCCAGCTCCGCCACAATATCGCGGCGCACATCAGGGTCCGCGTTCTCATTGATGGTGACCCCTGCCGTGGTGTGCGGCACAAACACCACGCAAATACCGTCGCGCACCCCACTTGCCGTCACCGCCCCCTGAACCTGAGCGTCAATGTTCACGAGCTCGCAGCGCGTGCTCGTGCGCAAAGAGAACCGGTGCATCTCCGCCATCAGGTCTTCCTCTTCCGTTGCTTTGCTGCAGGAAACAGAATGTTATTGAGAATCAGCCTGTAGCCAGGTGAATTCTTGTGGAGAGCCAATTGTGTGGGAGGGTCGCCCACCAGATGCTGGTAGTCCTCCGGATCGTGCCCCCCAAGAAACGTAAAGGTGCCCCGGCCCACGTTGCCGTGGATGTATTTCACCTGCTCCGTCCCTTCGGCCTCGGCCAGGATGGTCACCGACTTCTTGACCAGGCTCCTCTTGAAGCCCGTGGTCTGCCCCATGAAGCCCTTGACGATGGAGACGTGGTTTTGCGTGAGCATGCAAGGAACGGGGTCATACTTGGCGGAAAAGTCAAACAGGGTGAAGTAGTCACTCTCCGCGCTGCGCAACAGCGGGGCATAGCTGGGCGGAATGTCGATATCTGAGTACTCGTAGATGAGAGGATTGGGTTCCACGCGAAACCCCTCAAACGCCACGCACTGCGTGTAATCGAGGCGCTCTTGACAATCCTGCGCGGGCGGATCCCCGTCAAACACGGCGTCGACGATGTCCGTGTATTGGGCGGCTAAGGCAATGTCATATGTGTCCGTGGCCGAGCACATGGCGAACACGAACCCCCCGCGCAGCATGTAGTCCTTTATGGCCAGAGCCACTGCCCGCTTCAGCTCGGAGACTTTGGCAAAACCCAGCTTCTGCGCCATCTCGCGGTTGAGCGCCACCTCTTCCTGATACCAGGGTGCATTGCGATAATTGGCATAGAACTTTCCGAACTGGCCGGTGAAGTCTTCGTGGTGCAAGTGCAGCCAGTCATACTTCTCCAAATCCCCGCGCAAGATCTCGGCGTCCCAGACTACCGTGAAAGGCACCTCGGCGTATTCCAGGGCCAGCATCACCGCGTCGTCCCACATCGTCTCTTTGGGAGGAGCGTAAATGGCAATGGCAGGGGCCTTTTCCAGCAGCACCACCTCCATGTTCTCCTGCTCGATGGTGCTATAGACTGCGCTCACTGCAGCCGCGTCCAGATGCACGAAGCTGACCCCCCGTACCCGCAGCTCTCGTTCGATGAGGGGCTCTTCTGCCATGAGGAACGAACCGCCCCTGTAGTTGAGCAGCCACTCCACGTCGATTCCCTGTTCGAGCGTCCAGTAGGCCACGCCGTACGCCTTGAGGTGGTCAGTCTGCGTGAGGTCCATAGGGACGAGAATCCGCTGCGCCAGAGCGTCTGAGACCAGACCGCCCGCAAGGAGAATCGCCGCGCACAAAGCCACGATACCGAGTGCGGCCCCTCCGAACACGGGATGGGGCTGGGTCTCCCCTCCCGGAAAGAGACCTGAATTAGCGTGGGGTGTAGCTCTCATCATGTTGACCGATACAATGCGCCTCGCTCGCGAGGATGTCACCGCGGCGGCTTTTCTAGGTCGATGCCCTTGAGAAAGTCCTCGATCTCCTGAAGGGCGCGCGCCTCCATCTCCGCAGCGTTACCTCCGGCCTCATACTTGACGCGGAATGAGATGGCATTGAGCTTCTTGTCCACGTCCACGCCCCAGTTGATGTTGTAATCCAAAACGCCCAATGCGTGCACCCTCTCTAAGGCTTCCTCCGCTTTGATGTGCTTGAGGTAAAAGGTCCTTACCATACGCCCACCTTTCTCATTTATCCCTTGTTGCCCTGCGCTGAGCGTCCAGCGCACGAAGTCGTTTTCGCACCTCTTCCAAATAGACGCTAGAGGGAAATTTCACCAGCAGCTCCTCATAGACCTTGGCTGCGGACTGCGCGTCGGCCAAATGAGATTCGAGAAGTTCCCCCTTCCGTTTCAAAGCAAGCTCGCGCAGTCGACTTTCCGGAAAGCTCTCGTACAGTCGCTGATATACCTGAGCTGCCTCCTGGTAGCGGCCCTCCGCGACATAGACGCTGGCCATCTGCAGTAGCGCCTGATCCGCAATGGCGGGCGGGGGTTGCCGGTTCACAAGCTCCTTCAGCACCTCCAACGCGCGGTGGGTCTGCCACTGGCGCTGGAGCAGAGTTGCCTGAGCCAAAACGGCCAGTTCATCAGGGTGGTCCCCATGCTCGTTGATCAGGAGGAGAAGCTCCAAGGCATCGTTCACCATCTTGCCAGGGGCATCGCCCGAACCCCTCGGCGATGAACAGAGCCTGCCTAAGACCGCAACTGCGCTGTCCAGCTTACCGCTGAGGAAGGAAAGCTCGCCTATTTTGAACAGCGCTGCTTCGGTAGACGCGTCGCCTCGCGCCTGAGCATGGCGGTAGGCCTCATCGGCGCCAGCCAGATCGCCCGCAGCCACTTTCGCATCGCCCATAAGGAGCAATGCACGGGCCTGATCGCTGCCCGAACCACACTCGCTGAGCACCCGGTTGACCGTCTGCACGCACCCCTTGGGATCGTGGAACACATTGAGGTAGATGGCCCCCACCTCCAGAAGCGCTGCACACCCCTCCCGTGAACGTCGAAAACGCTCTGCCAGGGACAAGAAGCCACCAATTGCCTCGTGATACCGCCCCTGCTCTTTGAGCAATATCGCACGCTGGAACTCGGCCCGAAGCGCCAAAGGGGTGCCCGGATACCGGGTAAGGATAAGAGAATAGCCCTGCTCGGCCGCCTCATACGCCCCTTCCTGGCGAGCCGTTTCGGCAAAGCCAAACAGCTCGCCACCCAGCGTGCCACGGTTACGTTCTGCCTCCGCTACCAACCGGTCGATTTCCGCATAGTTCTGGAACGCCAGGGTCCATTGTCTGCTTGCCACGTACAGAGAGCCCAGAATGCGCCGCAGCGCAAGTTTGTAAGGAGAGGTGGTCAGCTCCCGCTCAATCGCCCCAGCAATCTCACCGGCGGATTCAGGGCTTAGGTACGAGCCCACCCGTGCCTGCACCACACTCCACTGCTGGGGGTTATCCTGCAGGAAAAGAAGGTTCTCCCTGGTCGCCTCCCGGAAGTTAAGGCGGGCTGCATAAAGGTCGGCAAGTTGCAGGGCAAAGAGGGTGGGTCTGCCCATTTCCTTCCGCGCCTGCTGGTACACAGCAACCGCCTCCTCCAGCAACCCGTTCTCCCTGAGGCTTGTGGCCACCATTTCGTAAACGTTCAGGTTGCGAGGGTTCGTCTGTAGAAGGCGATGCCACTGAGCGAATGCCTCTCGCTCCTGCCCCTTGCGATAGAGGAGGTCAGCCCAATCCACCTGCGCCTGGAGGTCCCCGGTGGTCATGCGGCGCTTGATCACCGCCTCCAATTCATCCAGCTTCCCAATGCGGATCAGGTTTCGGCGCAGCCCTTGATACAGCACAATGTGCTGGGGAGACCTGGCGTACATCGAGGCAAACACTTGCGCCGCCCGCTCGAACTGTCCAATGGCCTCATAGTCATAGGCCAGGCGCAGGCTATCTGGTAGCTGCGACGCAGCGCAGGTCAAGGCGCAGACGGCGAGCAATCCTAGTGTGCATGCGCCGCGAACACTCATGGCTTCTCCTGCCGGGCCAATGCCTCGAAGTAAAGGCGGATGAGCTCAAGATAGTCTGGGGTGTAGCCTTCTTTCTTGGCGCGGAGAAGGTCCTCGGCCAGACTCCTCTGGGGGGCGCCCAGGTCGGGCGGCAAAGGCCCGGGACTGGGGCGCACCACGTTTTTCCCGGCTTGGGCCTGGCGCTTGGGGCTCAGGTCCCGTTCCCGGACCGAGCGCTGGCTATCGAGCAATCGGGACAAGATGCGTCGTTGGCGGTCCAGGGTGCGCTGGTCGATGCGATGAGAGGATAGGTCTTTGGCTACTTCCTCCATGTCTTTCGCCACCTGGTCGAGGCGGCCCAAGATCTCAGAGCGCCCGCCCATTTCGCGTTGCAGCTGCTCCAGCGATTTGCGCAGGGCTTCTTGCTGCGCGGCCAATCGCGCCATAGCTGCCTGCTGCTCCAAGCTGTACTGGCCACCAAGGCCAAGTTCCATGGTTTGCTGATTGATCCCCTCCTGGGCGCCAGCCATGTTCTGAAGGCGTTGCAGAAAGGTGTCGAATCCCAGGGCCGAGCTTGCCGAGCGCACATCCTCCATACTGCGCATGACTTCTCGGACGGCCTGGTTGAGAGCACTCATCGCCGCGGCCTGTGCGCTGGTGGCGCTGCCCAGGTTTCGTTGTTCCAAAGCGGCTACGGCACGCACCATGTTATCGTGGGCCCGGCCCACCGCCGCACCCATTTGTGGGGAGACGTAGAAAGTTCGCTTTGCCAGGCTGTAGAGCTGCGCCGCAACTCGCTCCAACGCGGTGCGCATGTCGTTCTGTGCCTCCGCCATTTCTGGAACGCGCGGACTGTCGGACCGGCTTTGTTCGGAAGCGTCAAGCAGCTGCTCTTGGCGGTGGGAAAGCTGCACAAGGTCGTGCGAAGTCTTCTGCAACGCTTTCAACACCTCTTGACGCTGGCTATCGGTCAGGGCCTTCTGGGCTGTTTGCAGCGTTGATGCCACCTGCTGCAACACGGTAGCGGCGTTGCGCGCGCCCGCCTGTGCACCAGACATCTTTTGCTGCTGGAGCATAGTGCTGAGCGCCTCCATCTGCGACGCTACACCGGCCGAGTCCATGATGGCGGCCGCGCGGTCCACCTCCGCATGCGGCATGTCAGCAAATTCGCGCATCGCACCCGATAGGTCGCGCACGTGCTGGCTCAGGGCCTCGGCCTCTTGAGCCAGACGCCGCTCCTGTTCGGCCAGCTGCGCTCCCTGTGCCCCGGGCTCCGACGCCTTCTCTGCCACCTCCATCTGCCGCTGCGCCAGCTCCTGTGCCCGGCGCACTGCCTCGTCCAGCTTTTGCTCGATCTGGAGCCGCTTAAGCAGGGCAATGGTGCGCTCCAGTGATTTTAGGAAATCCTCTTGTGTGAGGCTGAACTTCTCCACCGCCTGACGCAGCTGATTGGGGTCGATCTCCCGGAGGGCACGCTGCAACTCCTCCATGGCGCGACGCATCTCCGGCGTGGCGACCTCCTCGAACAGTCGCTGCAACTCCTGGTACTTCTTGAGCGTCTCCAGCGTCACCAGGTCATTGCGCTCCATGCGCTCCACCATGTCGCCGAGGCGTTTACTGAGCTCGCGTATCTCCTCTTCCAGTCGCCGGCGCGCCTCAAGCGCCTCTTCGACCTGCTTCCGCTCGCCCCAGTCCAGGTCGGGATCCCTTCTCAGCTGCTGGCCGAGCCTGTCAAGGCGCTCCTTCAGCTCCTTGCTCTGCTCGTATGCGCTCTCCAGCTGCTGTGCGGCTTCCTCCTGCGCGTGGGCCACCTCTTGATAGATCTCATAGATCGAAGGAAACCGGACGCGATACTCCGGGCTCCGCGCGGACTTGGGACCGGAGACAGAATCGTTGTCCCTTGCCTCTGCCGAGTAGACGACAACGTCCTCCGGAATCAGATTCAGCTCGGACAGATCCCAGACGTAATCAACACGCACTTTGTCCGCACCACTGGGGAGCGGCAGTGGAGCCGAACCCTTGCCGATTTCCTGCGCGTCGCTTCCCCGCAGAACACGATAGGTGAGCATCAGTTGGGAGATGCCAAAGTCGTCTTCCGCCTCCACAAGAAGAGGCAAGACCATGTCCTCCCCAATATCCACATCCATCCCCGGTATGGGCACGCGCACAAAGGGCGCGCGGTCCGGGAGCACGGTGACCCTGTACTCGATCGGGTTTTCGTTCTCTCTGCCCGCATAGTCTACCAGCTCCAAGTGGTAGGAGGTCTCTTCATGGACCACCAACTCCCCTTCTAGCGTCAAGCCGGTAACCCGCATGGGAATAGCCCTAGCCCCCTTTATTGCAATCGCAGCTTTCTTAAGGGGCTTGTTGGCAGCAGCCCAGAGGGTAACTGTGGAGCCCTTGAGAGCAAACACGTCGCCCACGTTTTCGTCCAGGAACTGGGTGGGTAACCCGGCATAGGCGGGTGGACGCACCGACACCCTTAGTGCGCGTACGAGGGGCAATTCGATAACTGCGATGCGATACTCAGGGGACTTGAGTCCGGCCGCCAGCACGCGGTAAAACAGCGTGTCCCTGAGCGCCTTGAATTCGTAGGCGAACTCCTCTGGGTTCAGCTGGGCCATGGGTCTTCTACTTGCAGCTGACGACCCCTCCCCCCGGTATTCAATGGTGGCCTGGCTGACTTTACGCCCGCTGACTCTTACGCTCACTGCCAAGTCCTGGCCGCGGACCACCTCCGCATTCCCCGGCGACACGGCAAGAGTGGACGCGGGCCCGACCACATAGGCTGTACGCGGGTGGACAAGGCGATCCGCTGCTCCGCCCAGCGGCTGATGAAACAGGGCAAAGAGCAGCAGGACCAGCCCCGCCATGATCCCTGCGCGCCGTGCCCTCCGTCGCGCCGGCCTCCAGTCCAGTTTGGCGGCAAATCGCTCGCCATCAAGGGCCCGCGCCACCTGGCGCAGGGCCTCGCCCATGAGCTCCGTGGAGTAGCGCTCTGGGTTATCTGAGCGCTTGCCAAACACTGCCAGTGCGTGTGCCAGCCTGTCTCCCACATCCGGGTAGTGGGCGCCCACTTGGCGTGCCACAGCGAGGTCATCGGGGTGGCTACGCCGAAGGAGCAGATCGACCAGCCTCCACAACACAAGCACGCCTAAGCCCAATGCCAGCGCCCCTCCCAGAACAAGCGTCAGCGCCAGTCGTACGTAGCCAGGGAGAGGCCAAAGCGCCTCCAAAGTCGCGACAAAAAGCACTGCCGGTGCGGCCAATCCCACCCATAGCCCCGCGCCGCACACCAAAGCCTGGCGTTTCTTCTGCTGGCGGTAGTCGCGCAGGCGCTCGCGCAGCGAGGCGTATGTCCGTTCCAGATCGGGCATATGCTTCAGTGCGTTAACGCGTAGATCATGATGTTGGTGCCCATTTGCAGGGCCTCAAGCCGCTTCTCGGGAGGGTCCCCGTGCACCTCTGGGTCGACCCAGCCGTCGGAGATGTTGGTTTCATACGTATAGAAGACTACCATCCGCCCTTCGTGGAACAGAGCAAACCCTTGCGGCGGCTTGCTATCGTGCTCGTGAATCTTAGGCAGCCCCTGGGGAAAGTCAAAGTGAATGTGGTAGATCTCATGGCTAAACGGCAGCTCCACAAAGCGCTTGTCTGGGAAGACCTTGGCCATCTCTGCGCGGAAGTAGCTGTCCATGCCATAGTCGTCATCCGCATAAAGAAATCCCCCGTGCGTAAGATAGGTCCGCAGGCGCTCCACCTCTTGCGGGGAGAAAGAAATCCGGCCATGGCCAGTGAGAAAAAGCACCGGGTACGAGAAAAGCTTCTCGTCCATGATGCTGACCACCACCTGGTCCTTGGCCACGGCCACGGGGGTTTGTTCCCCGATAAACTTGAGGAGGTTCGGAATAGCAGAGGGATCGTTATACCAGTCCCCCCCACCGGCGTAGCGCAGGCGGGCCACGGTGAACACCTCGCCTTGGGCCATTGCCGCGTTTTCGAGGCAGCCCACTCCCAGGCAGACTAGTAGGGGACAGATCCCTATCAGGCCTCGCCGTGCCACCCCCAGGTAGTTACGCCCACGCTGCGCTGGGGAACACATTCGCTTCCTTTGCCTCATGCCACTTTGGCGAAAAAGAGAGCATTCACGACCAGCCGAGTCAACCCGCGCCACAAAAGACGGAACGTAGGGTCGTCGGCAAACAGAATCACTCTCCCCTTACCCAAGCTTTCCTCAATTAGATAACCTGTTCCAGCTATCTTCTTCTGGTTCTTCTCCGAAATGAAGCCGGCGAAACGCAAATTGTCCGCGTAGATGCCTACGTTGTTTCCCTGGCCACTGAGCTCGTAGGCATCGGTCCCCGTCTTGAGAGTGAACATCTGCCGCTTCGTCCCATAGCCCAGGGGGTGGGAGGTGTCGATGAGGGTCCGGAGAATAGCCCC
Proteins encoded in this region:
- a CDS encoding asparagine synthetase B; translated protein: MDLTQTDHLKAYGVAYWTLEQGIDVEWLLNYRGGSFLMAEEPLIERELRVRGVSFVHLDAAAVSAVYSTIEQENMEVVLLEKAPAIAIYAPPKETMWDDAVMLALEYAEVPFTVVWDAEILRGDLEKYDWLHLHHEDFTGQFGKFYANYRNAPWYQEEVALNREMAQKLGFAKVSELKRAVALAIKDYMLRGGFVFAMCSATDTYDIALAAQYTDIVDAVFDGDPPAQDCQERLDYTQCVAFEGFRVEPNPLIYEYSDIDIPPSYAPLLRSAESDYFTLFDFSAKYDPVPCMLTQNHVSIVKGFMGQTTGFKRSLVKKSVTILAEAEGTEQVKYIHGNVGRGTFTFLGGHDPEDYQHLVGDPPTQLALHKNSPGYRLILNNILFPAAKQRKRKT
- a CDS encoding secondary thiamine-phosphate synthase enzyme YjbQ translates to MHRFSLRTSTRCELVNIDAQVQGAVTASGVRDGICVVFVPHTTAGVTINENADPDVRRDIVAELDKVIPLADNYHHLEGNAAAHIKATLVGSSVTVMVQGGRLALGTWQSLFFCEFDGPRTRQVWVRILAG
- a CDS encoding 4-hydroxythreonine-4-phosphate dehydrogenase PdxA yields the protein MAAEKNRPRIVVAVGDPRGGNGLAALQVAADRDVARVCRVLLAGDFGALTAAARQAGIRVQLRRIALDEPGEDVPGSVEVIDRLKHPLLPRAAGKASRAGERIVEDLDAALQMLLYRWADGVVVAPVDMDAVRAAGFSYTHLASLLAEWLRLDSAVALSPVPGCTYLSVAEPVPGALLLIGVEERPSERGLRGVMKEAVEVAAALVGAKA
- the hrcA gene encoding heat-inducible transcriptional repressor HrcA, with translation MTELTPREEQVFRYVVRSFIQNARPVGSRYVAKQCGMDVSAATIRNVMADLEEKGLITHPHTSAGRVPTDRGYRYYVDTLMQVDDLTPQEREDILRKLSTPSADVEQILESSSRVLGHISKLLGVVLAPRFYQGIFDRLDLVEIADKRILVIIRVKSGLVKTILMEISSNLSRERLEETARVLNERLHGLSLLEIKRSIDKRMSDISSGSPELVRLIVGSAESVFDVEGGAHFYVSGTGNILSQPEFINHEQMSKILQLLDQKHVLIQVLNEQGKKEGVSIIIGEENREELMRTCSLITATYNLGDVTGTLGVIGPTRMQYAKVIALVDYMAQVLRELIRERQVI
- a CDS encoding ABC transporter permease, with the protein product MRGLLYSIREGIEGFRRAPLSSLLSVSTVALALTLLGVFMAVSLNLSRLAAQIQRRMTFEVFLDETLSPSATAALEQQIKAIPGVGLVEYVSKEAAVKAIQDEFGPEVLEMLGENPLPASFRVALAPQGRGTALAEAVAAQLRGLKGVSEVVYRAELFQLLDRYLKLAMTIDVVVGVGLACGAILVIFNTIRLIIHAKEQNIEIMKLVGATPSFIRRPFLVEGILQGGAGGALAALAVWLLARVVALEAPRLIVLPHVFYLALWCAGMALGWLGSLVAVRRLVKY
- the ftsE gene encoding cell division ATP-binding protein FtsE; amino-acid sequence: MIHLRNVRMVYPEGGGVECVNLDVHNGEFVFLVGPSGAGKSTVLKLIYMEERPQEGVVMVDKFDSLHMRRRDLPYLRRLLGIVFQDFRLLPDRNVFDNVAFALRVTGAGRKEIKRRVLRALAEVGLSHKRNRMPHELSGGEQQRVAIARALVNEPLAILADEPTGNLDPDTAQEVLWLLEKINLKGTAVLMATHNYALVERAGKRVVRIEGGRTL
- the thiL gene encoding thiamine-phosphate kinase, which codes for MRISEIGEFGLIARLKAICGEPRADVVVGIDDDAAAFRAPEGELEVVTTDALVEGVHFLWDYFSPYQLGWRSMAANLSDMAAMAAEPQFAVVSVALPPSMSVEAVEDMYRGMVDLAGRYGVGIVGGDTTTSPRGMFLSITVIGKAPANRLVRRAGARVGDALFVTGYLGQSHAGLMVLSTPTRFAKQEFPSVVQRHLQPMPRVEEAIFLREHVNLSSMIDVSDGLASEVRHLSRLGGVGAVIVEEAIPVSPEARRVAAAMGHDARDYALGGGEDFELLFTARKEEVERILPRFEERFGLALTAVGEILPAHQGVKLYLADGHLQALPVAGWNHFAGKRHCRRGRDSGS
- a CDS encoding class I SAM-dependent methyltransferase, giving the protein MQLPWSVPRRETVPYARLAEIYDYVMRHVDYHLWAEHIDLLLTRARIPRGPLLEMAAGSGSLSWHLRRLGWAPVLCDLSPQMLRQAAAKFRQRGVSVPMWVADMCHIATLRRFPAAVCVYDSMNYLLCPEDWALMLQGTADCLEESGVLVFDVCTALNSRRNFRHYRERESGPGFTYTRKSRYVDAIQLQINQFDIELASAPGVVFRETHRQRIYSLREVEAMVEASPFFVEASHCDFSLKPGSEQCERVHFVLRRRGSA